Within Amycolatopsis sp. FDAARGOS 1241, the genomic segment ACCGGCCGCGCGTCGAGGATGTTGCGGTACGCCGCCCGCTCGGCCGTGAACACGCGCCCGGCCGGGAGGTTGTCGAGCCACAACTGGGCGACGTCGTCGGTGGTGAACCCGCGGCCGTGCGTCTCGAGCAGGGTCAGCGCGAGCATCGGGTAGTTGAGGTCGTCGTCCTCGGGCATCCCGTGGATGTTCTCCTCGAGCGAGGTCTTCGCCGAGCGGCGGTTCCACGGCCAGCGCGCGGCGACGTCGGCGGGCAGCCCGACCGCGGTGAACCACCGCTCCAGCGGCCAGCGTCCCGTGGCGCGCAGGATCTCCTCGATGCCCTCGCGCGGGATCTTCTCCACCGGTTTACCGAGCAGGCAGCCGGCCGCCCGGCCCGTCCACGCGCCGAGCACACGCCCGTCGCGCAGCCCTCGCGGCAGCTCCGGAGCGGCGGGGAGCAGGGCTTCGATCCCGGCCCAGTCGCCGGGTTCGGCCGGCGACGGTGCCACCGGAAGCTGCGCCAGCTCGGTGAGCAGCGTGCGGGCCAGCTCCCGCAGGGCGGGCGGCGCCGGGTCGGGCCCGGCGCCGCTCACGGCGGGGACGGGATCGCCGCCCGCCGCCACCCAGCGTTCCCGCACCGCCGAGACGTCCTTGCCCTCGGCGACGGCCTGGACGAACTCGTGTGCCAGCAGGTCCTCGGGCTGGGCCCAGGTGAGCCTCACGCGCCCTCCACCGTGCTCACCGTGTCCACAGTGTTCACTGCGTCCACCGTGTCCGGATCGGGCACCGGAGCCGCGTCCAGCCCGTCGAGCGACTTGAGCCGGGCCTGCGCCCGCTCGCGGTCGGCCCGCACGATGTCGGCCGCGGCCGCCGCCAGCAAGTGCCCGGTCTCGGCCACGTCCATGCGGCTGGCCTCGCTGATCGGGCCGAGCCACTCGGCCGGCACCACGGCCGCGCCGCCCAGGCCCGCGCAGATCGCCCCCGCCATGGCGGCGATCGAGTCCGCGTCGCGGCCGTAGTTCACGGCCGCGAGCACAGCGCCGCGGAAGTCGCCGCGGTGCGCGAGCACGAACGCGAGCGCCGCCGGCAGCTCCTCGATCGACTTGGTCCGCGACGGGCGACGCGCGTCGAGCGACATCTGCCGGTACTCCGGCCCGACCGAA encodes:
- a CDS encoding ADP-ribosylglycohydrolase family protein; this encodes MRLTWAQPEDLLAHEFVQAVAEGKDVSAVRERWVAAGGDPVPAVSGAGPDPAPPALRELARTLLTELAQLPVAPSPAEPGDWAGIEALLPAAPELPRGLRDGRVLGAWTGRAAGCLLGKPVEKIPREGIEEILRATGRWPLERWFTAVGLPADVAARWPWNRRSAKTSLEENIHGMPEDDDLNYPMLALTLLETHGRGFTTDDVAQLWLDNLPAGRVFTAERAAYRNILDARPVPETATYLNPFREWIGALIRSDVFGWVSPGEVRGAARLAWTDARLSHTRNGVYGAMWAAALASAAMVCDTVDEVLEAAVTVLPPGSRLAEAVRLGHAAARDGDVRAGLDRLHAAYGDLHWVHVLGNAAVIAYALAKGGGEFGPSVSIAVTAGWDTDSAAATVGGVVGALRGVDGIGEQWVAPLEGRIATSLPGGEQKIADLAARTIALAPAERVS